The Sander vitreus isolate 19-12246 chromosome 5, sanVit1, whole genome shotgun sequence genome includes a region encoding these proteins:
- the LOC144517812 gene encoding uncharacterized protein LOC144517812 yields the protein MEFITDIHLIIDKTAYEYSGSLMRILQPYSLEKKASCYIVRGTYEELEQLATKLSQRHSFSPVTHGSTRQQDEHASPHVKPVEVSGVVMDYIELKCAKELEKIQGNSIAIQTQPDPRTVHNKPSGTVRVTFRSHHGSSHRVRADFVRQRFITFYQRTASDLQVTSVPVGPHDHKELQRRFPRLLLKPSFRRSEVTVTGPFVHIANLKEFLSQNRPSSSKSPVNKGPAEAPSSRTSGPSSTRSKDPKEEPCPICMEPIATAEKKTLRCKHSFCRNCLKTAFDYKPVCPTCGELYGTLTGTQPDGGEMRSTTSSASLPGYEKYGTITIHYYIPSGIQKEEHPNPGQPYEGASRTAYLPDSSEGQRILKLLRRAFDQRLVFTVGRSTTSGRNNMVTWNDIHHKTSTHGGPTHYGYPDPDYLSRVGDELRVKGIE from the exons ATGGAG TTTATCACAGATATCCATCTCATCATTGATAAAACCGCTTATGAATACTCTGGAAGCTTAATGAGGATCCTTCAACCGTACAGTCTTGAGAAAAAAGCTTCCTGCTACATAGTGAGAGGAACCTATGAGGAGCTGGAGCAGCTGGCAACCAAACTGTCGCAGAGACATAGCTTCAGTCCCGTCACACACGGATCAACCCGTCAGCAGGATGAGCATGCTTCACCTCATGTCAAACCTGTGGAAGTATCGGGGGTTGTTATGGACTACATTGAGCTAAAATGTGCAAAAGAACTTGAGAAAATTCAAGGGAACAGCATTGCCATTCAAACACAGCCTGACCCCAGAACCGTACACAATAAACCCAGCGGCACAGTACGGGTGACTTTCAGATCACACCATGGCTCCTCACACCGTGTCCGTGCTGACTTTGTCAGACAGCGATTCATCACATTTTACCAGCGGACTGCCTCTGACCTGCAGGTCACATCTGTTCCTGTGGGTCCGCATGACCACAAAGAACTGCAGAGGAGATTTCCACGCCTCCTCTTGAAGCCCAGCTTCAGAAGATCTGAGGTAACTGTGACTGGGCCTTTTGTGCACATTGCTAACTTAAAAGAGTTCCTTTCACAAAACAGGCCGAGCTCCAGCAAGAGTCCAGTGAACAAAGGTCCAGCAGAGGCTCCAAGCAGCAGAACCTCGGGTCCTTCATCTACACGCAGCAAAGATCCCAAAGAAGAACCATGTCCGATCTGTATGGAACCGATAGCAACCGCCGAGAAAAAGACTCTGCGGTGCAAGCACTCGTTCTGCAGAAACTGTCTGAAAACAGCCTTCGACTACAAGCCTGTGTGCCCGACGTGTGGAGAGTTGTACGGCACTTTGACAGGGACACAACCTGATGGAGGCGAGATGAGGTCCACCACAAGCTCCGCATCTCTGCCTGGATATGAGAAATATGGAACAATAACCATCCATTATTACATTCCAAGTGGCATCCAAAAG gaggAGCATCCTAACCCCGGGCAGCCATATGAAGGTGCGTCCCGTACAGCCTATCTCCCAGACTCCTCAGAGGGCCAACGGATCCTGAAACTGCTGAGGCGGGCCTTTGATCAAAGACTGGTCTTCACTGTGGGTCGCTCCACCACCAGCGGCAGGAACAACATGGTCACATGGAACGATATTCACCACAAAACCTCCACACATGGGGGGCCGACTCA CTATGGATACCCAGACCCTGATTATCTCAGCCGAGTGGGCGATGAACTCAGAGTCAAGGGAATTGAATGA